A single region of the Kocuria rosea genome encodes:
- a CDS encoding ABC transporter permease produces the protein MYLSLRDITFARGRFALIGAVVALITLLLVLLTGLTNGLGHQNISALERLGAQRFVFSAPADDSGQPTFTESQITGDQFQGWQDAVGDTDVERIGLTQTRAQAGPNTGATSVAVLGLEAGTALAPDLRALDGATHPGPGEAVLSQSVAENLGAAVGDTIELSTTELTVTGITQDEYYSHIPVVWAAMADYPDIAHLDQDVEATTLALTADTPAANAGAGTGTVTTDTRGAFAALPAYQSERGSLLMMQGFLYGISALVVVSFLTVWTIQRTRDIAVLRALGASRAYLVRDSLGQAAVVLLAGVLAGGLVGAGIGAAASTVVPFTLSPTTALLPALGVFALGVAGSLLAVRRVSSVDPLLALGGN, from the coding sequence ATGTACCTGTCCCTTCGCGACATCACCTTTGCCAGAGGGCGGTTCGCCCTCATCGGTGCTGTCGTGGCCTTGATCACTCTCCTATTGGTCCTGCTCACCGGCCTGACCAACGGTCTGGGCCACCAGAACATCTCTGCCCTGGAACGCCTCGGGGCCCAACGCTTCGTCTTCAGCGCTCCCGCCGACGACTCCGGCCAGCCCACCTTCACCGAGTCCCAGATCACCGGCGACCAGTTCCAAGGCTGGCAAGACGCTGTCGGCGACACCGACGTGGAGCGGATCGGGTTGACCCAGACACGGGCCCAAGCCGGCCCCAACACCGGTGCGACCAGCGTGGCCGTACTCGGACTCGAGGCCGGCACCGCACTGGCCCCCGACCTCCGCGCCCTCGACGGGGCGACACACCCGGGCCCCGGGGAAGCGGTGCTCAGCCAGAGCGTGGCCGAGAACCTCGGTGCGGCCGTGGGAGACACCATCGAGCTATCCACGACCGAGCTGACCGTCACCGGGATCACTCAGGACGAGTACTACAGCCACATCCCCGTCGTGTGGGCCGCCATGGCCGACTACCCCGACATCGCCCACCTCGACCAGGACGTCGAAGCCACCACACTGGCCCTGACCGCGGACACCCCTGCTGCCAACGCCGGCGCCGGGACAGGGACCGTGACCACCGACACCCGCGGCGCCTTCGCCGCCCTGCCCGCTTACCAGTCCGAGCGCGGGTCGCTGCTGATGATGCAGGGGTTCCTCTACGGGATCTCCGCCCTGGTCGTGGTGTCCTTCCTGACCGTGTGGACCATCCAGCGCACCCGCGACATCGCCGTCCTGCGCGCCCTGGGCGCGTCCCGGGCCTACCTCGTGCGCGACTCTCTGGGCCAAGCCGCTGTGGTGCTCCTGGCCGGCGTCCTCGCCGGCGGACTGGTGGGTGCCGGCATCGGTGCTGCGGCCAGCACCGTCGTCCCATTCACACTGTCACCGACCACGGCCCTGCTGCCCGCCCTCGGCGTGTTCGCCCTCGGAGTGGCAGGCTCCCTCCTCGCCGTCCGTCGCGTCTCGTCCGTCGATCCCCTGCTCGCCCTCGGAGGCAACTGA
- a CDS encoding ABC transporter ATP-binding protein: protein MKSAHVTDPATSAQRRAAPAIAALRLERVTLAYADGTHEDGSPRTVRALDTVDFSAETGTITALVGPSGSGKSSLLAVAATLIRPSSGRVCLADRDLTHLPEKELAQVRRSEIGMIFQQPNLLPSLTAREQLVLTAHLRGARGAELKNAAAEAGDLLELVGMSGSADRRPHQLSGGQRQRVNIARALMNRPQVMLVDEPTAALDHNRSQQIMELLVEVTRRFDTATVVVTHDTEFVPLADRAVTMRDGRLS from the coding sequence ATGAAATCCGCCCACGTCACCGACCCCGCCACATCTGCCCAGCGCCGGGCTGCTCCTGCCATCGCTGCGCTGCGGCTGGAGCGCGTCACCCTGGCATACGCCGATGGCACCCACGAGGACGGCAGCCCCCGCACAGTCCGCGCCCTGGATACCGTGGACTTCTCGGCCGAGACCGGAACCATCACCGCTCTGGTGGGGCCGTCCGGATCCGGCAAGTCCTCACTGCTGGCCGTAGCAGCAACCCTGATCCGGCCGAGCTCAGGGAGGGTGTGCTTGGCCGACCGCGATCTCACGCACCTGCCCGAGAAGGAGCTGGCCCAGGTGCGCCGATCCGAGATCGGGATGATCTTCCAGCAACCCAACCTGCTGCCCTCCCTCACCGCACGGGAACAGCTCGTGCTCACCGCTCACCTGCGCGGTGCCCGCGGAGCAGAACTGAAGAACGCCGCGGCCGAAGCAGGCGATCTGCTCGAACTCGTCGGCATGTCCGGCTCCGCCGACCGCCGCCCGCACCAGCTCTCCGGGGGCCAGCGCCAACGAGTCAACATCGCCCGAGCACTGATGAACCGACCCCAGGTGATGCTCGTGGACGAACCCACCGCGGCACTGGACCACAACCGGTCCCAACAGATCATGGAGCTGCTCGTGGAGGTGACTCGGCGCTTCGACACGGCCACCGTGGTAGTCACCCACGACACCGAGTTCGTCCCGTTGGCTGACCGAGCCGTGACCATGCGTGACGGCCGACTGAGCTGA